Part of the Streptomyces sp. NBC_01471 genome is shown below.
CGGGGAGCTACGAGGTCCAGCTCAACCTGATCAGCCGCCTGATCCTGAAGCTGCCGAAGGGATAGACGTGGATTTCGAACGATCGGACACGCAACGCGCGCTCCTGGACGCACTGGGCACCTTGCTGAACCGGCACGCCGGCCCGCAGCGTTGCCGGGAGCTCGCCGCGCGCGGGGCATACGACCACGAGCTGGAGTCCGAGCTGCGCGCGGCCGGCTTCCTCGACGTGTTCGGCGAAGCCGACGCCGGGCCGCTGGAGGCCGTCCTGGCGGTCGAACAGATCAGTGCCCAGCTCGGCGCGATCACGCCGGTGCCGCATCTGCTCGTGCTGCCCGCGCTCGGGCTGCCGGTGCCCGAGGGGCCGGTCGTCCTGGCCGACCGCGACGCTCCGGGCCCCGTACGGTACGGCGGCGAGGCCAGACAGCTCCTCGTCGCCGGCGCCGACCGGTGCGCCACCGCGGAGCTGAGCCCGGACGACGCGGAGCCGGTTCCGTCGGCGTACGGCTATCCGCTGGCCCGGGTGGTCCCGCGCCTCGCCGAGAACCTCGCTCCCGGGACGTCACAGGCGATGATCAACTGGTGGCGGGTCGGGGTGTGCGCCGAAGCCCTCGGGATGATGCAGAGGGCCTTCGACCTCACCGTCGCGTACGCGAAGGACCGCACGGTGTTCGGGCGCGCCCTCGGTTCGTTCCAGGCGTTGCAGCATCGCCTGGCCGAGTCGAGCGTGCTCCTCGAAGGGTCGCGCTGGCTCACCTACGAGGCGGCGTTCCGGGGCGCCACCGCGGAGTCGTCGGCTGTCGCCGCCGCGTACACGATGGCCGCACTGCACCGGCTGACGCGGGAAACACATCAGATCACGGGTGCTGTCGGGCTGACCCGGGAACACGATCTTCACCTCTGGACGCTTCGCCTGCAGGCCGTCAGAGCCGAGCTCGGCGGCCTGCGCGCGCATCGGCGTGCCGTGGTGACATCGCGCTGGGGAGTCGCGGCGGCATGAGCGAACCCGTCACGTTCACCCCGGATCAGGAAGCGCTCGCCGGGTCCGTCCGGCGCTACTGCGCGGCCAGGTGCACCGAAGAAGTCCAGCGTGCGGGTTCAGGTGCGTTCCCCCGGCCCTTCTGGCGCGGGCTGGCCGAACTCGGTGTGCTGTCGTTGGCGGTGCCCGGCGAGGGGGGCGGCGCGGGCGAGATCTCCGCCGTCGCCATGGAGTTGGGGCGTGCCTTCGCCCCCGGTCCCCTGGCGGCGACCGTCTTCGCGGCACACACGCTGCCGTCCGCGCACACGCTCCCCGTCGTCTCCGGCGCGCGTCTGGTGTCGTGGGGGCACCCACCGCTGATGCCGTGGTCGCCCGTCGCCGACGTGTTCATCGAGACGGACGGCGAGCGGGCCTGGCTCGCCCGCCCGGCCGGTGAGGTGCACTCGCTGGAGACCCTGGGCAACGAGCCGTGGGGCCGTGTTC
Proteins encoded:
- a CDS encoding acyl-CoA dehydrogenase family protein, which gives rise to MDFERSDTQRALLDALGTLLNRHAGPQRCRELAARGAYDHELESELRAAGFLDVFGEADAGPLEAVLAVEQISAQLGAITPVPHLLVLPALGLPVPEGPVVLADRDAPGPVRYGGEARQLLVAGADRCATAELSPDDAEPVPSAYGYPLARVVPRLAENLAPGTSQAMINWWRVGVCAEALGMMQRAFDLTVAYAKDRTVFGRALGSFQALQHRLAESSVLLEGSRWLTYEAAFRGATAESSAVAAAYTMAALHRLTRETHQITGAVGLTREHDLHLWTLRLQAVRAELGGLRAHRRAVVTSRWGVAAA